The Anaeromyxobacter sp. Fw109-5 genomic interval GGGCGCGAGCTCGCGCGCCCAGGTGACCGTGTTCGCCGCGAGCGCCGCCTTGGCGGCGACGTAGTTCGACTGGCCGCGGTTCCCGTGGCGCGCGATGGAGGACATGTTGACGATGACGCCCGGCCTCGTGCCGGCGCGGGCCATCGCCGCCGCCACCTCGCGCACCATGAGCGTCGCGCCGGTGAGGTTCACTCCGATGACCGCGTCCCAGTCGGCGCGCGGCAGCGTGCTGATCTCGCCGGTGGCGCGGTCGCGCCTCACGAGCAGGCCGTCGCGGATGATGCCGGCGTTGTTCACGAGCCCGTTGAGCCCGCCCATCGCCTGCGCCGCCCAGGCGACGAACGCCTGCACGTCGCGCTCGTCGGAGACGTCGAGGCGGCGACGGTGGACGCCCGCCGGCAGCTCCGCGAGCCCCGGCTCGTCCACGTCGCCCGCCGCCACCGCGGCGCCCGTCTCGGCGAGCCGGCGCGCGAAGTGGGCGCCCATCCCGCGGGCGGCGCCGGTGACGATCACCTTCAGGTCACTGAGTTCCATGGATCCTCCTTCATCGCTGACGACGATGACGTCGTGGTCGAGTGGCGGTCGAGGTCGAGGTCGAGGTCGGGGTCGGGGTCGAGGTCGGGGTCGAGGTCGGGGTCGAGGTCGGGGTCGAGGTCGGGGTCGGGGTCGGGGTCGAGGGCGAGGTCGGGGTCGAGGTCGGGGTCGGGGTCGGGGTCGTAGTCGCCGTCGCGGTCGCCCGTCCGCGTGCCGCTGCCCTCGTTTGACGCCGCCCCGCCCGGCCGGTTATGCGCGTGCCCGACATGGACCCGACGACAGGCTGTCAGCGCGCCGCCGCCGGAGGCCAGGGCACATGAGGGTCCCTCCGGACCGCGTCGCCTGGTGGCGCGAGCCGACGCGGCCGCAGTGGAACTCGTTCCTCGCCGCCTGGCTCGGCTGGGTGCTCGACGGCTTCGACTTCACCATCTTCCTGCTCGCGATGCGCGACATCGCGAAGGAGTTCGGCGTCACCTACGTCGCGACCGCGGGGAGCATCACCCTCACGCTCCTCACGCGCCTCGCGGGCGGCCTCGCCGCCGGCGCGCTCGCCGATCGCGTGGGGCGCAAGCTCCCGCTCATGATCTCCATCGTCTGGTTCGCCGCCTGCGACGGCGCGGTGGCGTTCGCGCCGTCGTTCGGGTGGGTGCTCGTGCTGCGCACGCTGTTCGGCTTCGGCATGGGCGCGGAGTGGACCGCCGGCGCGACGCTCGCGATGGAGAGCTGGCCCGCGCGCAGCCGCGGCATCGCCTCCGGCGTGCTCCAGGGGAGCTGGGGGCTCGGCTACATCCTCGCCGGCGTCGCGTACGCGTGGGTGGTGCCCGCGTTCGGCTGGCGGCCGCTGTTCCTCCTCGCGGCGCTCCCCGCGCTGCTCGTCATTCCCATT includes:
- a CDS encoding SDR family oxidoreductase, which translates into the protein MELSDLKVIVTGAARGMGAHFARRLAETGAAVAAGDVDEPGLAELPAGVHRRRLDVSDERDVQAFVAWAAQAMGGLNGLVNNAGIIRDGLLVRRDRATGEISTLPRADWDAVIGVNLTGATLMVREVAAAMARAGTRPGVIVNMSSIARHGNRGQSNYVAAKAALAANTVTWARELAPFGIRVAAIAPGMIETPMTQGMNQKARDALVAMIPVGRIGVPEDVWRALRFIVECDYFDGRCVDVDGGLSM